CTTTCTTTACAACTCCCTCCATCCTATAATATTAGATGCTATGACAATCGATGTACTCACATATTTTTTATGTGGAACACATATGTACTCACATATTGGTTGTAATCACATCCTATATTATgcgacagagggagtagtaattAAAATTATATTTCCTACAACAACAGTGCAAGAAAATATGTGCTTGTGCCAACTAATTAACTTGTGAGAAATCAAAACCGCGAAGGCGGCAAATATAACATTTATTAGAACTGAAACTATGTGCTCCCTCCATCACAGTTTACACGACGCGATTCAATTCTCATGCATTTCCACCACCGGAGGGATTTTAGGCGCCTTTGCTTTAATGGCCGTAATAAGGCCCACAATTTTCTGTCCATGTAGGAGTGTACACGGAGTAAAATAATTGCATGGATGTGTGTACGCGGGGTGGAAGCAGTACATGCATGTGTGTATGCATTAATTTCTCTAGTAATAGGCGTCATGCTATAACTACTGATACTCTTTTTCAGTCCAATCGCTAATCGTCTTGGTCCGAGAGATTGTTGAAgtgcgccctgtaaactgtgacggagggagtattacattATTTATACCTTCATGATTTCATACCACTATAATTTAGTACTTTCTTGTTTGCGGAACTAAAAGTTCCACATTACCAATACACAATCATTAACAACATCTTACCTCGCAGGAGGTAATAGCAACATTAGCTTAGTCATTTATGGAGTAGCACATACTGAATATCTTGAGGTGCTCGATTTCTCACAGAAGGTTACAAACTCAAGTTTTTCTTTTTAACAAAAATAGGGCGAGAAAAACTGACACACCGATTTATATTCATGGGGATCGGAGATTACCTATGGGGCGACTTGACCGACAGCGTCTAACATGTGAAGCTAGACCGCACGTTCAACGAGCGACGAGCGACTGCGAAAGGATCTTCCCACGGTCGCATGTAGCACTGCCGGTCTTTGGCATCGTTCGTAACCAGGTACGTCCGTGTTAATTTGTTACCACGGTCACATGAAGCTTGACAATTCTCGTACGTTGGGTTCTGTTGGCACTTGTAGATGCAAGTACACATGCATATCATGCTGGCTTTGTTGCGTCATGTGCGTACGTACGTAGCGCCTACCACTACCAGCATTGACTAGCTGCATATACACTCCGTTGACTAGCCCTGTAGAAGGCATCCGGCAAATAGGAGGCACGTGGCATGGCCGTCTGCAGCTGAAGGCCTCGTGATGGTTAATCCTCATCGTTGGTTTTCTATCAATTTAATAATATAATAGATAGGATGAGAGACACTGAAGGACACGCCAGGCCCCACCGGTTTACATTCATGGGGAAGAGATTACCTATGGGGCGACTTGACCAACAGTGTTTAACGTGTTCAACGTGCGACTGCGAAAGGATCTTCTCAGTCACTTGTAGCACTGTCGGGCTTTGTCATCGTTAGTAACTAGGTACGTCCGTGTGAATTTGTTACCATACTCTAGATGCAAGTACACATGCATGTGATGCTGGCTTTGTTACGTCGTGTGCGTATGTACGTAGCGCCTACCGGCATTGAATAGCTGGGTACACACTCCGTCGGCTCACATATGATATGTATACACATACACATCCCATCAAGTAGGCCGCTGGATTGATCAATCATGGTACGTGGAGGGGACAGCATCTGCATGTGCTGGCCTCACAAGTCTTTCTTTACTTGCGTGGGCTCCTCTGCTGGGCTCACAAGTTGAATTCAAGGGGAGGGTGCAGGCACACGCGGGTGGGTCCTTTGCACCTGACCGACAACGTCGAGCGCGACTGCGAAGGAGTGTTCTCACGCGTAGCACTGCCGGTCTTTGTCGTCGTTCGTGACCAGGTACGTCCGTGTTAATTTGTTAGTACTACCAAACACCGGTTCTGTGAAGCCTTGACAAATCAAATGGGTCCTGTTGGCATCTGTAGATGCAAGCTCACATGTATCTCCTGTTGCCACGTACGTACGTGGTGGTTTTGTTGCGTGGTGCACTGTCATCCGTACTGCTACCAGAATTGACTCACCTCTCGCTCGCTGTGTCCACCATGTGCGTTCAAATAATCCCTGGATGTACGATAGTTATCGCTCACGAAGACGGACCTATGATCCTTATGCATGTGCACGTACGCTATGGTAGCTATCCGTGTCCTATGCACGTACGCACAAGTCTTTCTTTATTATTTTCTTTTTCACGTCAGACTAGATACGTCCATTTATTGGACCTACACAATCATTAAAGGACAACATGCTCTCCCATGGAATAGTGGCCTATTGAAAGGACATTCAGTTTTGCAAAATTATGTAGTACTCActtcgtttttatttactctgtaTATTAGTTTTAgtcaaagtcaagctttataaactttgataaagtttatagacaaaaaatattaacatatgcAATAATAAATTAATACCAttgattcattattgaatgtactttcacatcatatagatctgttatggtaaatgtttatagtcttttctataaatttggtcaaatatTATGAGTTTGACTTCCGTCAACTCTAATATCcaaagtaaataaaaatggagggagtatctcCCGGACGCACCAATGTCAGATTTTGCAAGTCGCCCACACCCTTTATTTGTTTCCACACGAAGCGGTTACTTGTTCGGCATTAATTCAAAcctgcatatatatatatatataaaaattAGAAACCTCAAACCTGCATGTGCCAACTTTCTACTATAGTACTAGCATGCATGCCCTCCTTTCCGTCCTTTGTAAAAAGGCTAGTAGACCAATCGGCACATAGTGCGGCTAATGCGCGGTCATAGGGCTGGATAAGGAGCCTAATGATCCTTGCAATAATAGTTAAAATTAAGCGCTGACTTGGGATTTATTTAGTTTTTTAGGCCATCTCGTGAAGCTTTTATTCAACCACCACAATATTTACAGGGACGAAAGGAATACCACCGGGCTGACCTAACCAAACATGGCGGCCAGCTCCCAAAGTCAAAGTATGCTTCGCTAAATTGTGAGACTCAACATTTGAGTTCCTAAATTCGTGAATTATATTACATGAAATAAAAGTTGATAAGTGTAGTTTGATCTCCTGGATGATTTCTCTGTATGCAGCACCACTTCTGTTGTGAACTTCTTCTATCACCCCCTTACAATCCGATGCAACATGAATAAGGTTCTGGTTCAGATCCTCGGCTAGAGCTAGCCCCTCTCTCATAGCCAGGGCTAGTAGGATAGCTTTGGAAGGCTAGTAGGATAGCTTTGGAAGACAACGCCCATGTACTCTGCGACACTGATCTTGGATAGCTTTCGTACACTGTCAACATTAATTAGAGAAGTGataggccatttgtaactctccCTTGGGATCCAATTGTGGGCCCAAATGTTTGTGGATTCACCAGCCCCGGGGTCCCGTCCGTCTTCCCATATAGTAGTTCAACCACCAGTCGGAACGCAATAGATACACCAAACACAAGAAGCCCAAGAGGAACACCAAGTCAACGCAATAGTTGCAAGGACCCGCCTCGATGAAGTAATTACCCATTGCAATACTGCGGACAACGCTCAATACTCTTTCAGACTTTTCAAGGCTCTTTGAGTACCAGATCTCAAGTGAGGCCAATAACATCATACGACGTGAATATCTAATGCCCTTTGAGTACCAGTTCTCAAGATCCAGAGTGAAAAACAATCGCCACCTCCATCTGACGTATGTAAAATGTGGTGGCTGATGTGGGTCATTCAACTTTGGAAGGCTAGTAAACATATATAATTCATAGACTTAATATAATACATCTCAATTTGTTTTTCTCTAAAAAAAGCATCGTCTATTTTGGAGGAAAGGGAGTACTTGATATGGCACACCTCTAGGCTTCAATCATATGCCTAGACGAGATATTTGCACGTGAGCCCTGCTCCCTTTTTTTTGCAGGGACCAGGAACCCAGCTCCCGCACGTCCTTAAATACTTGCCGCCTCCTCCCATCTCCCAACGCACATAAATCATTTGATCAGCCTCTCGCCTTGTTTGCTTTGTTCTGCACAAGGTAGGTAGCTCGCTCAGTACATACTAGTACTACTATCCCTCGATCGTCTCCACTTCATCCAACTCTAGCTATCTATCAGGTAGGATAGGAGTAGAAGGTAAGGGTTATTTGGAACCTAAAGATCGATCGCTTTTCAAGGAAACTGAGTCTACTTAATATTGCATGCAGGAAAGTCACCATggcaagcagcagcagcatcCCAGCCACCACCGTCCGTGAGATCAGTGTTGCGCAGCGTGCGGACGGGCCGGCGGCGGTGCTGGCCATCGGCACGGCGAACCCGCCCCACTGCGTGCCCCAGAGCGACTACCCCGACTACTACTTCCGCATCACCAACAGCGACCACCTCACCGACCTGAAGCACACCTTCGCCAAGCTATGCGGGATGACGGGCATCGGCAGGCGTTTCTTCCACCACACCGAAGAACTGCTCGCCACGCACCCGGACTTGTCCCTCGACGCCCGCCTGGACGTCGTGTCTACCGCCGCCCCGGAGCTCGCCGTGTCGGCTGCGGCCAACGCCATCGCCGAATGGGGCCGTCCGGCAGGCGACATCACCCATCTCGTGGTCAGCACCAACGCGGGGTCGCACGCCCCGGGCACCGATGTCCGCTTGGTCTCCCTCCTCGGCCTCCGCCATGATGTCCTGCGCACCGTGCTCCAGCTCAACGGCTGCGCTTCCGGGTGTGCCGCACTGCGCCTAGCCAAGGACCTCGCCGAGAACAACCGCGGCGCGCGCATCCTCGTGGCCTGCGTCGAGCTCACCGTCACCGCCTTCCGCGCGCCCCACGAGGCAGACACCTTCGACACCCTCATACCCCAGGGGCTCTTCGGTGACGGCGCTGGCGCCGTCATCGTGGGCGCCGACCCTGACGTCCACGAGCGCCCGCTGTTCGAGATGGTGTCGGCCTCGCAGTATGTGATACCAGACACCGAGCACATGCTCACCATGCAACTCCGGAGCGATGGCATCGGCGGGACCATCGCCACCGGACTGCCAAGACTGGCGGCGGGCATCGTTGAGCGGTGCCTGCTGGATGCGTTTGGTGACCACCTAGCCATCATCCAAGGCGTCGTCCATTGGAACAACCTTTTCTGGGCGGTGCATCCCGGCAGCAGTGCGATGCTGGACCACATCGTCACGGCGCTCCGGCTGGCCCCGGGGAAGCTGGCGGCGAGCAGAACCGTGGTGAGAGAGTTTGGTAACATGCTCGGCGCCACGGTGATCTTCGTACTCGATGAGGTCAGGCGCCAAAGAGTCGACCGTGACGGAGAGGGTGCTGCCGCTGATGAAGACTGGGGGGTGATGATGGGATTTGGACCGGGGTTCACTGTCGAGACGATG
This sequence is a window from Aegilops tauschii subsp. strangulata cultivar AL8/78 chromosome 7, Aet v6.0, whole genome shotgun sequence. Protein-coding genes within it:
- the LOC109739833 gene encoding bisdemethoxycurcumin synthase-like encodes the protein MASSSSIPATTVREISVAQRADGPAAVLAIGTANPPHCVPQSDYPDYYFRITNSDHLTDLKHTFAKLCGMTGIGRRFFHHTEELLATHPDLSLDARLDVVSTAAPELAVSAAANAIAEWGRPAGDITHLVVSTNAGSHAPGTDVRLVSLLGLRHDVLRTVLQLNGCASGCAALRLAKDLAENNRGARILVACVELTVTAFRAPHEADTFDTLIPQGLFGDGAGAVIVGADPDVHERPLFEMVSASQYVIPDTEHMLTMQLRSDGIGGTIATGLPRLAAGIVERCLLDAFGDHLAIIQGVVHWNNLFWAVHPGSSAMLDHIVTALRLAPGKLAASRTVVREFGNMLGATVIFVLDEVRRQRVDRDGEGAAADEDWGVMMGFGPGFTVETMLLHAAT